One Scomber japonicus isolate fScoJap1 chromosome 1, fScoJap1.pri, whole genome shotgun sequence DNA window includes the following coding sequences:
- the ankdd1a gene encoding ankyrin repeat and death domain-containing protein 1A: MEDDLASEDDVLLWSEKEFHDAAKRNDTGRMQELIKKGVDVKAKNKIDRKALHWAAGAGNEQALRLLLDHDTEVDERDIFGMNALLLASWFGHLKILQILVSCGAKLNCENKDGLSMLHCAAQRGHITVLEFIMEDLEDISLDRVDKSGKTALHLAAEHGQLEVVDFLIGMGCTHSLKDKEENTAVHMAAQHGHTEVLQKIMETGVDVDERNINGLTALHLAADGGHYVCVRLLLESSCNVNALTNRNMNALHYVAQHGFDREAGLLVEAGINIHASDNQQNTPLHLATFNNHIEVVRLLIDAECDLDIADNRQQTALHIAAEHGWQDMAEMMLVSGINLNLTDKQGKTCLEVAARGNHVILVDMIIKADRFYKWEKDHMGSEQDSWVGRQLSFKQDHQPETQHLRSVLWSLATKHLCRGEWKILAQHWNFSDAHIRAIEQQWTGMKSFKEHGHRMLLIWLHGVVMAGENPTKGLYEGLVEISRTDLAECIRHKANAESSSPKMCSAM, from the exons ATGGAGGACGACCTGGCGTCTGAAGATGATGTCT TGCTCTGGTCAGAAAAGGAGTTCCACGATGCTGCAAAGAGGAACGACACAGGGAGAATGCAGGAACTGATCAAGAAGGGTGTGGACGTTAAAGCCAAAAACAAA ATAGATCGTAAAGCACTGCATTGGGCAGCAGGAGCTGGGAACGAACAGGCTTTACGTCTCCTACTGGACCATGACACTGAAGTTGATGAGAGGGACATT TTTGGCATGAATGCTCTGCTGCTGGCGTCGTGGTTCGGTCACCTAAAGATCCTGCAGATCCTGGTGTCCTGCGGAGCAAAACTCAACTGTGAGAACAAA gatgGTCTGAGCATGCTGCACTGCGCTGCCCAGCGAGGCCACATCACAGTGTTGGAGTTCATCATGGAGGATCTGGAGGACATCTCTCTGGACAGAGTGGATAAG TCGGGGAAGACAGCTCTCCACCTGGCTGCCGAACATGGACAACTTGAAGTGGTGGACTTCCTGATTGGAATGGGGTGCACTCATAGTTTAAAGGACAAG GAAGAGAACACAGCCGTTCATATGGCAGCGCAGCATGGCCACACAGAGGTCCTGCAGAAGATCATGGAGACCGGAGTGGATGTGGATGAGCGGAACATA aaCGGTCTCACAGCTTTGCACCTGGCAGCTGATGGAGGTCACTACGTATGTGTCCGACTGCTGCTGGAGTCCAGCTGTAACGTCAACGCACTCACTAAT AGGAATATGAATGCTCTCCATTATGTGGCCCAACATGGCTTTGACAGAGAGGCCGGTCTGCTGGTGGAGGCAGGGATCAACATACATGCTTCAGACAAT CAACAGAACACACCTCTCCACCTGGCCACCTTCAACAATCACATAGAGGTTGTACGGCTGCTGATAGATGCTGAGTGTGACCTGGATATAGCTGACAAC AGACAACAGACCGCTTTGCACATAGCAGCAGAGCATGGCTGGCAGGACATGGCTGAGATGATGCTAGTTTCAGGCATCAACCTGAATCTGACTGATAAG CAGGGGAAAACCTGTCTGGAGGTGGCAGCAAGAGGAAACCATGTCATCCTCGTTGACATGATCATCAAAGCTGACCGTTTTTATAAGTGGGAGAAG GATCACATGGGCAGTGAGCAGGACTCCTGGGTGGGGAGGCAGCTGAGCTTCAAGCAGGACCACCAGCCAGAGACACAACACCTCCGCTCTGTCCTGTGGAGCCTGGCCACCAAGCACCTCTGCCGTGGAGAATGGAAGATTCTGGCACAACACTGGAACTTCAGCGATGCTCATATACGGGCTATAGAACAACAGTGGACAG GTATGAAAAGCTTCAAGGAGCACGGCCACCGAATGTTGTTAATCTGGCTTCATGGAGTGGTGATGGCGGGGGAGAACCCGACCAAAGGTCTCTATGAGGGGCTGGTGGAAATCTCCCGGACAGACTTGGCAG AGTGCATCCGGCATAAGGCAAACGCAGAAAGCAGCTCTCCTAAAATGTGCTCTGCTATGTGA